One part of the Procambarus clarkii isolate CNS0578487 chromosome 41, FALCON_Pclarkii_2.0, whole genome shotgun sequence genome encodes these proteins:
- the LOC138373204 gene encoding uncharacterized protein: MPCFLIANYMHQSCFHLYALQHLNHAPPPTTLLDQPRSSTNHAPPPTTLLHQPLSSTNHAPPPTTLHHQPRSTTNHALPPTTLLHQPRSSNHAPPPTTLHQPRSSTNHAPPPTTLHHQPRSSTNHALPPTTLLHQPLSSTNHAPPPTTLLHQPRSSTNHAPPPTTLLHQPRSSTNHAPPPTTILHQPRSSTNHAPPPTTLHHQPQSSTNHAPPPTTLLHQPRSSTNHAPPPTTIHHQPRSSTNHSPPPTTLLHQPRSSTNHAPPPTTLLHQPRSTTNHAPPPTTLHHQPRSSTNHAPPPTTLLHQPRSSTNHAPPQPRSTTNHAPPPTTLLHQPRSSTNHAPPPTTLLPNHAPPPTTLLYQPRSTTNHAPLPTTLHHQPHSSTNHAPTPTTLHHQPRSSTNHAPPPTTLLYQPRSTTNHTPPPTTLLHQPRSTTNHAPPPTTIHVNDIKTTAIFM, encoded by the coding sequence ATGCCATGTTTTCTGATCGCTAATTATATGCATCAAAGCTGTTTCCATCTATACGCCCTCCAACACTTGAACCACGCTCCTCCACCAACCACGCTCCTTGACCAACCACGCTCCTCCACCAACCACGCTCCTCCACCAACCACGCTCCTCCACCAACCACTCTCCTCCACCAACCACGCTCCTCCCCCAACCACGCTCCACCACCAACCACGCTCCACCACCAACCACGCTCTTCCACCAACCACGCTCCTCCACCAACCACGCTCCTCCAACCACGCTCCACCACCAACCACGCTCCACCAACCACGCTCCTCCACCAACCACGCTCCTCCCCCAACCACGCTCCACCACCAACCACGCTCCTCCACCAACCACGCTCTTCCACCAACCACGCTCCTCCACCAACCACTCTCCTCCACCAACCACGCTCCTCCACCAACCACGCTCCTCCACCAACCACGCTCCTCCACCAACCACGCTCCACCACCAACCACGCTCCTCCACCAACCACGCTCCTCCACCAACCACGCTCCTCCACCAACCACAATCCTACACCAACCACGCTCCTCCACCAACCACGCTCCTCCACCAACCACgctccaccaccaaccacaatccTCCACCAACCACGCTCCTCCACCAACCACTCTCCTCCACCAACCACGCTCCTCCACCAACCACgctccaccaccaaccacaatccACCACCAACCACGCTCCTCCACCAACCACTCTCCTCCACCAACCACGCTCCTCCACCAACCACGCTCCTCCACCAACCACGCTCCACCACCAACCACGCTCCTCCACCAACCACGCTCCACCACCAACCACGCTCCTCCACCAACCACGCTCCACCACCAACCACGCTCCTCCACCAACCACGCTCCTCCACCAACCACGCTCCTCCACCAACCACGCTCCTCCACCAACCACGCTCCTCCCCAACCACGCTCCACCACCAACCACGCTCCTCCACCAACCACTCTCCTCCACCAACCACGCTCCTCCACCAACCACGCTCCACCACCAACCACGCTCCTCCCCAACCACGCTCCACCACCAACCACGCTCCTCTACCAACCACGCTCCACCACCAACCACGCTCCTCTACCAACCACgctccaccaccaaccacactcctccaccaaccacgctcctacaccaacCACGCTCCACCACCAACCACGCTCCTCTACCAACCACGCTCCACCACCAACCACGCTCCTCTACCAACCACgctccaccaccaaccacactcctccaccaaccacgctcctacaccaacCACGCTCCACCACCAACCACGCTCCTCCACCAACCACAATCCACGTGAATGACATAAAAACAACGGCAATTTTTATGTAA